Genomic window (Ictalurus furcatus strain D&B chromosome 26, Billie_1.0, whole genome shotgun sequence):
cttcaggaccatgacctgaggctatgcGACAACATTTGTGACagcgccacctactggtcatgagttacaataacatgctaaaaatcCTTCAATCTTAGTGACATTTTTGCTTCATCAAATTTGgatcacatcatcttgagatctgtctaaacaaaagttatcaaaagaacTCTGATATTCAAAACAGTTGTCCAATAACAGATTGGCAAATACgtgaaatacaaatacaaatcattcttgaatccctttgcctataGTTATGGTTCGGCTTTCCTTCGATTGCTTATGCATCAATTGTagtgtctgtgaatgtgtggctcACCGAGTCCGGGTGCTTGGCctgcagaaatgttttaatattataattatattcataaactttatgtaatttttttacaGTCTGCAACAAAaggtcatttatatttatatttatttatttatattaatattttttttacagtctatgacaaaaataaattaaatttataaactttatattattttcacaggttattataaaaataaattatactcataaactttatattatatatttactgtCTACAACAAAGCATATGTTTATTAAACTTGATATAATTTTTACAGtctagcacttttttttttacaaattaccctaaacagttaattatatttataaactttattattattattattattattattattattattgttgttgttgttattattgtgtatttattattttttttattttttacaaatacattttagattATTTTCACAGGCtactacaaaaatacattatatttataaactttatattatatttactgtCCACAACAAAACATATGTTTATAAAACttgatataattttttacagtctaccacattattattattattattattattattattattattgctgtgtttttttttttttttttacaaataagcTTTATTATTTTCACAGGCTACTGAtgttataaaaataacaatatataaatatttatatacttatacatatatacataatatatatatatatatatatatatatatacatatatatatatatatatatatatatatatatatatatataattttttatagtcTACCTCGCGACATAAATGATGTTTATAAACGTCATATGACTTTTACAGTTCCAATCCTGAAGTCGACGAGAAAACGAAGCGCATTTCATGTAACGCGCTCGCTTTGTCCCTTCTCGTCACCCGTACGCGGGTCCATTTCCGgaaagtttattttttcccccactacaATGGCGACGGTGCAGCACCGCGGCGAAGGGCCTCGGGCTGGAGGTGAAATTATCAACGCTAATTCTCATTTTAGTACAAAGACAGGTTTGGCTGTAgctgtttaatttcatttgggTTATAATATGATTAGATGAGAGGCCACGAATTAATCCCCAGAAAATACACAAGATTATCGCAAGCAGCTAAATTAGCCTAGCAAGCTAagctaacgttagctcgctgtgttgtgtttgtttgtttgtttgtttgtttgtgggggAAGTTGGTTTTAGGGTTAGAAACTGATTTCTGTTTACAGGTTATAAACAAAAAGCTTGGCTTTGCTCTTAATTGAGCAGTGTTTATCATTATAGGAAATAATTGATCTCTTAACCTGCTTTTTAACTGTGCACCTGAGCTACCAGGCTAATATAGCTAATAAGTAATGCAAGCTTAAGGCCACCAGTTTAGCATCATACAAACAAGTTTCCTCAATCAATGTTCTATGGCTGTAATATCACACAAATATCTATTATATAAACACagtgtaaggagtaaaacactttttttggggtgtgtgtgcttttatacGAAAGTAATCAAAGACAGGGTGGTGTAATGATGCCGAGTTGCTATGACAACCTTCAAgctgatgattttcctataacagcacaccctcaagtgtttatttttttcatcttataccacagcgattatATCTTATACCGACTCCTCCTTctgcagtgctgtggtataacatgAGGTAACCGGGTTCCAcgtaaacattaaatatttggCAGGGTAGATTAGTTTTGCATCAGTATGCTGATGGAGGTGGCTAGACGAGTAGAAGTTGAGCTTCTCTGCTCCTCAGCAGCACTTCTGAGCAGGTCCTCCTGACGTCCCTCGTCTTCCAGGTAACTGTAGCTCTCCTTTGGCCACCACGGCTACGGTCGCTCACCTTGGTAAGTTGTTTCGCCTCCAGCAGGAGCGGAGGAGAAGGCAAACGGTGGGAAAAGTAACACTGTCTCCAACAGccctggaggaggagaaggaggaggtcTCGGGAAACGGCCAGCCAGCAAGGACGAACTCCAGAACCAGTCGGCACCTCCTAAAATCCCCAAACCGGGCGTCAGTAGCGCTAAGAAGGCTGCTCCTATTTCCATCAAGCTAGGAGCTAGTGTGAGTAGTCCTAGGAAGaagaatagtagtaataatgcTTGCTAGCTGACCCTACATTCAATCAGTCATCTTGCTTGTAGTTTGGttcttgtgggcgtggcctgttttTCCGTATTTAGTTCTGTCGTAGTGATGTGTAGCTTCTAATGTTAATTAGCGGTTAACTAATTGCAACTAGGATCTTATGTTGTTTGAAACGTCAGCTCACATGCCTCCGTAGGATTGGTCATCGGTTGGATTTGTTCCACGTTACGCATTAtagctaatttgcatagaattgcGTAAATCTTGATTTAAAGGTGCATTCGACAAGTTTAGTCTTTTAGTCCGTCCAAAGACGACCCCCCCCCAAAGGTCTCTAACTGTAAGATGGGTTCAACAATTTGAATAATTCCCGCCCACGTTCACGAAGTTCCACCCCCAGAGCTTACCACAACttaatcttttgtttgtttgtcatcaTGTTCTAGATATTGTACAAGTaaagttaaatgtaaatgtcgcAATGTCGATGAGCCGACTCACAGAACGAACGAGCggcttgtttacatttcacgGTTTTCAAAATCGcgtatttaaatgttaaaacgtGAGCTTCGTAGCTAGCTAGGGCTAGAAAAAAAGGGCTCGTGTAGACAAGTTGATGCTCGACATTCATTTAAACGTTTCTTTTTCGTCatcataatattatttaattcattatcTTGCTAAAGCCAGCTGCTGTAGCTGGCTAACGGAGTTCAGCCCGCAAACTTTGTCTCACCAAGCCGACTGCTAGCGTTAGCAAACAGACGACTAACAACTCTGATGGATAACCGCTTGACCGTCTGTCTGAAAGCGTGTACATATTGTACCCCCCCCCCAGAAACCGAAGGAAGCAGCGCCCATTTTACCCTCCAAAAAACCTGCGTCTGTTTTCGACGACGATGACGTGAGTAGTTTCTCGCGAACAGAGACATTAAGGTGTTACGACATTAGGATTAGCCGTTGATATAAAATGCTTCCGTCTGTCCTTATAGAGTGAACCAGAGGAGATGCCTCCAGAAGCgaagatgaggatgaagaaCATTGGAAGgtttgtctatatatatatatatatatatatatatatatatatatatatatatatatatatatatattctcactATAGTTATTAAAATCCGTGTTtcttagggggccaagcacttatTATTACGCTTTCACCACAATTGGAGACTATGGCAGCCTGTGGAAtggaagttttggcactgtctTAGAGGACAGTCTCAGCTGTCTTAGTTTATGCCACGCAAGCTCTCTAGCACCACCAATAGGGCAAAATTGGACATACTTTTACATTAATAACTCTGCAACGCCACGTCTTACAAGTGAGATACCACTTTGCTGTGATCCTTTGGGTCAAGCCAAGTTCAGCAGACACCATGATGTTAATTACCGCCATGTCAGATTTAGCATCATTTCAAATTGCTTACAAATTTTGTCcgatcatcaccaaatttggatCCAAACATCAcgagaaaaaaagatttttaatataCGATACAATTTGTCCAAAACACCAAAACCAGTTTAACAGCGAAGCCGGCAAACAGGAAGCGCAAGGACATATCTCGTTAGGGGCGTGATGTATTCCGAAAAAAGACTCTTGTAGGACCCGATCGTAAAGGGAACGcaagatgtttttcttttgagttcGCCTCCAGGTGGCACTGTAGTTCACAAACCCGTAAATCCGCTCATAACTTTCGAATCAGCTCAAGGTTCTTGTTTTTCTCGAAGACGCCTGAGCGTTCCTGATGGAACGAGTTTGCAATTTGCGAAACAAAttcacttaagggtgtactcacttttgttgccagtggtttagacattaatggctgtgttgagttattttgaggggacagcaaatgtacactgttatacaagctgtacattcgctactttacattgtagcaaagtgtcatttcttcagtgttgtcacattgaaagatataatcaaatgtttacaaaaatgtgaggggtgtactcacttttgtgagatactgtgtgtgtgtgtatatatattactcAATGTTAAGAGGCATGATTTAGACTTCATTTGCAATCTGGGAGGAAACAGGAACTTAGGCGATATCTCAGAAGCGGTTGGACGTTTTGCCTttgaatttaatatttaagatCTCCTTGGTGGATCTTAAAGTACCGATGGTCCCAATGGCTTTTGGTCTTCCTCTGTCGCTAAAGGGCGGGGATGGAAAGTGTTTGGCCCCCTTAcacgctgcttgcagctatactTGGTTCCCAGACTGTTGCGTTTAATAAACTAGAATTAAATGCAACAGGAAGAAAAGTGGAAGAttacagttattttatttgactATGAATTacattggttttttttgtgtgtgttctgtcattTTGCGGTGTTATTACAGGGACACCCCGACTTCGGCGGGCCCCAACTCCTTCAACAAAGGAAAGCAAGGATTCTCTGACCACCAGAAGCTCTGGGAGAGGAAGCTCAAATCACAAACGGACAAATAACTCCCTACGTTATAACcctcgttgttgtttttttttgttgttttttttcgaCAGACTTTTGtaaaatatacatgtacatacgtGATGCGACTTTGCCACTCCGACGCCACTTTTTAACgtgtgattgtttttgttttgtttttttaaccacagAATCATAGCCTTTCATTAATTTATGTTGATGGTGATTCGTATTTTTCTCCAGATTTACCACGGTTAGCATATTTGATCAATTGTAGTACCAAATACCAATTAGATGGACATTATTAGCAATAAGGAAGTAGATTTATAAGACGTAGAGTTCCTGATGCTGATCAAACACGTGGTGTGGTTAAAGTGTACGGAGTAAgaatgtgtgttctgtgttgTGTGGCTGTTTCTTTGGGAAAGAGGATTAAACCTAAACAATAAGATGAGGCAGTGTCTCGTTTCATTCAGTCACTCCTTTCACGCTTGTCTTCGGAAACACGATTTCTTCACATGagaacagttttttaaaattttttattattatttcaaatgtttaGGTACAGACTCCAGATAACTAATATACTCAGAAATGACACTCCGGATAAACCGCTAAGCCAATATTGAGAAACGCTGTCTCTTCATATACTCCAAGTCATGCGTATCACAAGGGTGCGCTGTTTCAATGGAGTTTTCTCGGGTATATGTAATATGCGTCACTTATAATGAAAATATCTTTCAATATTATGATGTACTATGTTGACTATCATATAACCGTACATTGGAGTAAGCGAACAGTACATCTTGATATTGgcaataaatacatatacatactggactaataataatattataaaggCATTTCTGGCTTTATAATTGATTTGTTGGGACTGCGTGTTGCTTGCTTCCAGTGATCAACAAAATAGACACTATACACGACTCTAAAACTTGACCAGGTAGTTGCGGGCCTCCATCAGACGCTTCTGGCGGCTTTGCAGGTTGTTGCGTTTGTTCCCGATGTCGTGATCTTCTTTCAGCAGCTGATCTGTGGCGTTTTTGTCCTGCATGAGCTGTAGCATTTCTCTCTGCAGCTGCTTCGCCGACTCCTGCAGCAGCAGGTACCTGATCACCAGCGGCAGCTGGTCAGCCAGACGCTTACTCGCGATCTAAACGTGTCCGATTAAGAcgaaaaaaattctaattaaaGTCATAGCTCTAGTGCAAAGCTAAAGAAGCAAACGTCAGAGATGTACCAAACCAGATTTAGCCAATTGGGCTAACACTACCTGAAGCTAGCTTTGAATTGTTCTTTATAGTGCTAACATGTTTAATCAAAGTGTATAGTCGTATTATAATGTAAAGATAAAAGGTTATGCGTTACTtaaaactttaataaataaccatCGTTCTTCAATTGGCTCAATACAACTGGCTTTTAGGTGGTGTTTGGCATGAGTAACGTGCTACGTTGATGCGTTCTTGTTCACAATTACCAGTAACTAACTGCATATTAGATTAAAATTCTAGTAAATTgttcaaaaaataaattttgttaataataatacattgctTCTGGAGGATCACGTGTAGTCACACGTTTGATATAATAATGATTCAGGTTGGACAGTAGGGCTAATGCTAAAACTTTTTGCTAGCATGTTTTGGCAAACTGTTATCAACTATGATTTGCAATTTCTAGGTTCCCAAAATACTTCAACATTTCTGAGCAGTAACCTGGCTAACAAAATGCTAGCCTTTTATATCCTTAAGTTTGAATAAATAGCAATAACGAACAAGAGCTCTCACATATTTCCCtgagaaatgtatttatagGCTAAGCCTATACATTAAAGTTGTAATGTAGTATGAGGTTACAACAGGCACCAGTTAGCATAGCTAATAACCACTTACGCTGTAGTAGGACTTGAGGTGGCGCATCAGTTCCTCGAGAGTAGCTCTGTTGTTGGAGTGATTGTATAAACTACATGAAATGCTGAAAGAATTCGGCAATATaactttttgtctctctccttcttcctcctcgAGTTTCAGCGTGCTCAGAGTGTCACTGTACATGCTGTCTTGGGTGTAGATGATCAGCTCCATCTTAAACTGAGTCCTCAGCATTGTTTCGGCCTCCAACTCCTTCACCTGCTTGATGCACTCTATCTTGGTCTGGAGGAACAATAAAGAACCATCACAACCATGACATGCATGAGGATCGACTATTGTACTAGGCCTTTGCTTAATGTTTATCGTATATTGTCATCTGGTGCTCATGGTCCAGCTGACTTTTTTGGTGTAAATATGAGGATCTACCTTTGCCATTTTCAGGAGATTGGGGAAACCCAAGAAGCTGTTTTGAGCCAGTTGGATGAAGCCCTTCCGAATGAGATCTAAAAACAGATGGGGAGATCTCGGTCAATACAACTTCCTGTAATAAATGTTGATACAAACACCAAAGGAAACCCAGAATACGATTAGGATCTGTGGAAGTATGAAAGTCTTTCTCTACTTATGTGTCTTCAAACAAGTTCA
Coding sequences:
- the pcnp gene encoding PEST proteolytic signal-containing nuclear protein isoform X1, with the translated sequence MATVQHRGEGPRAGGEIINANSHFSTKTAGAEEKANGGKSNTVSNSPGGGEGGGLGKRPASKDELQNQSAPPKIPKPGVSSAKKAAPISIKLGASKPKEAAPILPSKKPASVFDDDDSEPEEMPPEAKMRMKNIGRDTPTSAGPNSFNKGKQGFSDHQKLWERKLKSQTDK
- the pcnp gene encoding PEST proteolytic signal-containing nuclear protein isoform X2 gives rise to the protein MATVQHRGEGPRAGGEIINANSHFSTKTGAEEKANGGKSNTVSNSPGGGEGGGLGKRPASKDELQNQSAPPKIPKPGVSSAKKAAPISIKLGASKPKEAAPILPSKKPASVFDDDDSEPEEMPPEAKMRMKNIGRDTPTSAGPNSFNKGKQGFSDHQKLWERKLKSQTDK
- the pcnp gene encoding PEST proteolytic signal-containing nuclear protein isoform X4 encodes the protein MATVQHRGEGPRAGGAEEKANGGKSNTVSNSPGGGEGGGLGKRPASKDELQNQSAPPKIPKPGVSSAKKAAPISIKLGASKPKEAAPILPSKKPASVFDDDDSEPEEMPPEAKMRMKNIGRDTPTSAGPNSFNKGKQGFSDHQKLWERKLKSQTDK
- the pcnp gene encoding PEST proteolytic signal-containing nuclear protein isoform X3 translates to MATVQHRGEGPRAGAGAEEKANGGKSNTVSNSPGGGEGGGLGKRPASKDELQNQSAPPKIPKPGVSSAKKAAPISIKLGASKPKEAAPILPSKKPASVFDDDDSEPEEMPPEAKMRMKNIGRDTPTSAGPNSFNKGKQGFSDHQKLWERKLKSQTDK